Proteins encoded within one genomic window of Candidatus Baltobacteraceae bacterium:
- a CDS encoding acetyl-CoA C-acyltransferase translates to MSTPINDSDVVIVAGARTPFGNLMGTLSELTATDLAVAAAEAAIERSGVPKERIDDVVFGNVIQSSSDAIYLARHVGLRAGVPVDVPALTLNRLCGSGLQAILSAAQTLRLGQSTYALAGGTENMSQSPHVVRGARKGFAFGANVQFEDSLWEALTDSYGNTPMAITAENLAKKYSIAREACDEFALASQERALESQAQGYFAGEIVPVEVPGPKGTKVSVDKDEGPRAGLNMEKLGRLPARFAKDGVVTPGNASGITDGAAALVLTTVKQAKADGVKWSGRLVSGSVVGVDPSIMGIGPAYSIPRALQRAGIAEKDLAVMEINEAFAPQVLACLREMGTNGNVRLNPHGGAISLGHPLGASGARLALTTIHDLTQRGGGYGVASACIGGGQGIAAVFTVD, encoded by the coding sequence GCCGCGATCGAGCGCAGCGGCGTCCCTAAGGAACGCATCGACGACGTCGTCTTCGGCAACGTCATTCAATCGAGCTCCGACGCCATATATCTGGCCCGTCACGTCGGTTTGCGAGCGGGCGTTCCCGTCGACGTGCCCGCGCTCACGCTCAACCGCCTCTGCGGCTCCGGCTTGCAAGCGATTCTCTCGGCGGCGCAGACGCTGCGCTTGGGACAGTCGACGTACGCGCTGGCCGGCGGCACCGAAAACATGAGCCAATCGCCGCACGTCGTGCGCGGCGCGCGCAAAGGGTTCGCGTTCGGCGCAAACGTGCAGTTCGAAGACTCGCTCTGGGAAGCGCTCACGGACTCGTACGGCAACACACCCATGGCGATCACCGCGGAGAACCTGGCGAAGAAGTATTCGATTGCTCGTGAAGCGTGCGACGAGTTCGCGCTGGCGAGCCAAGAGCGCGCGCTCGAATCGCAAGCCCAAGGCTATTTTGCCGGCGAGATCGTTCCGGTTGAGGTTCCCGGTCCCAAAGGCACGAAGGTAAGCGTCGACAAGGACGAGGGTCCGCGCGCCGGACTCAACATGGAGAAGCTCGGACGGCTACCGGCGCGCTTCGCCAAAGACGGCGTCGTGACGCCGGGGAACGCGAGCGGAATAACCGACGGTGCGGCGGCACTGGTCCTGACCACGGTCAAACAGGCCAAGGCCGACGGCGTCAAGTGGAGCGGACGTCTCGTCAGCGGCAGCGTCGTCGGCGTCGACCCGTCGATCATGGGCATCGGACCGGCCTATTCGATTCCGCGAGCCCTGCAGCGCGCCGGAATTGCGGAAAAAGACCTCGCCGTGATGGAGATCAACGAAGCATTTGCGCCGCAGGTGCTCGCATGTCTGCGCGAGATGGGCACTAATGGAAACGTGCGTCTGAATCCTCACGGCGGCGCGATCTCGCTCGGCCATCCGCTCGGCGCGTCGGGAGCGCGACTCGCACTAACGACGATTCACGACCTCACGCAGCGCGGCGGCGGTTACGGCGTCGCGTCGGCGTGCATTGGGGGCGGTCAAGGTATTGCAGCGGTCTTTACCGTCGATTAA
- a CDS encoding TlpA disulfide reductase family protein: MQRSLPSIKRFGARAAARVLDVLAVAAIGFILWKVLIAPRNLDPARAFPAPHANYARLDGGTFRVTDARGHVLFLDFYASWCEPCKIELPLIEQWAKSNQRALVVPVDVGEPTPVASAFARKYDLRGVALDPHESAQAFFAVHGFPTVVVVDPAGRIRATWEGLNPAIGLAMSNALARLDRKVEHPGGRGAH; encoded by the coding sequence TTGCAGCGGTCTTTACCGTCGATTAAACGGTTCGGCGCGCGCGCGGCCGCGCGTGTCCTGGACGTCCTTGCGGTCGCGGCGATCGGCTTCATCCTGTGGAAGGTGCTGATCGCCCCGCGAAATCTCGATCCGGCGCGCGCCTTTCCCGCGCCGCACGCAAACTACGCGCGGCTCGACGGCGGAACGTTTCGCGTCACCGACGCGCGCGGTCACGTCCTGTTCCTCGATTTCTACGCAAGCTGGTGCGAGCCGTGTAAGATCGAGTTGCCGCTCATCGAGCAGTGGGCCAAGTCGAATCAGCGCGCCTTGGTCGTGCCCGTCGACGTCGGCGAGCCGACGCCGGTTGCGTCCGCGTTCGCGCGGAAATACGATCTGCGCGGCGTCGCCCTCGATCCGCACGAAAGCGCGCAGGCGTTTTTTGCGGTGCACGGCTTTCCGACCGTCGTCGTCGTCGATCCCGCCGGCCGGATTCGTGCGACGTGGGAAGGTCTCAATCCGGCGATCGGACTGGCGATGTCCAACGCGCTAGCCCGGCTTGATCGTAAAGTAGAACATCCCGGCGGTCGCGGCGCCCATTAG
- a CDS encoding divalent metal cation transporter → MKSRLMRWVSILGPGLITGAADDDPSGISTYSVAGATTGYSMLWLTLVSTPMMAVIQGMCARISMVTGEGLAAVMRKRLATPVAYALGGLVIVANTFNAGADLGGMADAAHLVLPLPSEAWVFFFGIALIAAQLWLPYATLARAFKWLTLSLFAYVITAFVVHASWPDVLRGFLLPHVRFDSGFLSTMVGVLGTTITPYLFFWQASLMVEEDKEAGNTKLAQRRGTDEGAVRAMHADVNTGMIFSNAVALFIIVTTAATLGATGKHNIATAQQAAEALRPLAGRFAELLFALGMVGTGVLAVPVLAGSSAYVAAETFGFREGLSEPVARAPRFYGVIVAGILLGIAMNLLRVDAIKALFWSAVLNGITAVPLIATIVYLASNSAVVGRWKSSMLARAWGWATVALMGAATAGMFYFTIKPG, encoded by the coding sequence ATGAAGAGCCGGTTGATGCGCTGGGTTTCGATTTTGGGGCCCGGCCTGATTACCGGCGCAGCCGACGACGATCCGTCCGGGATTTCGACGTACTCGGTCGCGGGCGCAACGACCGGCTATTCGATGTTATGGCTCACCCTGGTCTCAACCCCGATGATGGCGGTGATTCAGGGCATGTGCGCTCGCATTTCTATGGTAACGGGCGAAGGCTTGGCCGCCGTAATGCGCAAGCGCCTCGCGACGCCGGTAGCGTACGCGCTCGGCGGGCTGGTGATCGTCGCCAACACGTTCAACGCCGGCGCGGATCTCGGGGGCATGGCCGATGCGGCGCACCTCGTGCTTCCGCTGCCGAGCGAGGCATGGGTCTTCTTCTTCGGCATCGCTTTGATCGCCGCGCAGCTCTGGCTGCCCTACGCGACGCTGGCTCGCGCGTTCAAGTGGCTGACGCTCTCGCTCTTTGCCTACGTCATCACCGCCTTCGTCGTGCACGCTTCGTGGCCCGACGTCCTGCGCGGTTTCCTGTTGCCGCACGTTCGCTTCGATTCCGGCTTTCTCTCCACGATGGTCGGCGTGCTGGGAACGACAATCACGCCCTACCTCTTCTTCTGGCAAGCATCGCTCATGGTCGAGGAAGACAAGGAAGCCGGCAATACGAAGTTGGCGCAACGCCGCGGCACCGACGAAGGGGCGGTGCGCGCCATGCACGCCGACGTCAACACGGGAATGATTTTCTCCAATGCCGTCGCGCTGTTCATCATCGTGACGACGGCCGCAACGCTCGGCGCGACCGGAAAGCATAACATTGCGACGGCGCAGCAGGCGGCCGAAGCGCTGCGGCCGTTGGCTGGTCGCTTCGCCGAGCTGCTCTTCGCGCTCGGAATGGTCGGAACGGGAGTCCTCGCGGTTCCCGTACTCGCCGGATCGTCGGCGTACGTCGCGGCCGAAACGTTTGGTTTCCGCGAGGGGCTCAGCGAACCCGTCGCGCGCGCGCCGCGCTTCTACGGCGTCATCGTCGCGGGCATCTTGCTGGGCATCGCGATGAATCTGTTGCGAGTCGATGCAATCAAGGCGCTCTTTTGGTCGGCGGTGCTCAACGGCATTACCGCGGTTCCGCTGATCGCGACGATCGTCTATCTTGCTTCCAACTCCGCGGTGGTTGGGCGTTGGAAAAGTTCGATGCTCGCGCGTGCGTGGGGATGGGCGACGGTTGCGCTAATGGGCGCCGCGACCGCCGGGATGTTCTACTTTACGATCAAGCCGGGCTAG
- a CDS encoding DegT/DnrJ/EryC1/StrS family aminotransferase — MKVPFVDLQAQYGSIRHEVGGAMADVLERASFVLGPQVTAFEQRFAEYNGSSYCVSVESGTAALKLALIALGIGRGDEVIVPANTYIASAIAVSAAGATPVLVDVDDAYLIDPAAVEAAITPRTRAILPVHLYGQVVPMKPVLELADRYGLFVVEDACQAHGAVWQSRRAGSIGTVGCFSFYPGKNLGAYGDGGAIVTDDEALTDRLRLLRDFGQAKKYEHLIKGDNCRLDSLQAAVLDVKLRYLDEWNERRRDHAALYDSLLAAAGFPTPKNLDAQGHVYHLYVTQVEDRENVQRRLSERGIQTGIHYPIPIHLQPAYAELGLSAGRFPVTESAAATILSLPMFPELTGEQIRYVAGSLAEIARPPASAHASVA, encoded by the coding sequence GTGAAGGTACCTTTTGTGGATCTGCAGGCGCAGTACGGTTCGATCCGTCACGAGGTTGGCGGCGCGATGGCCGACGTTCTCGAGCGCGCTTCGTTTGTGCTGGGTCCCCAAGTCACGGCGTTCGAGCAGCGTTTTGCCGAGTATAACGGCAGCAGCTATTGCGTGAGCGTGGAGTCGGGGACGGCAGCGCTCAAACTCGCTTTGATTGCGCTGGGGATCGGACGAGGCGATGAAGTCATCGTCCCAGCCAACACGTATATCGCGTCGGCAATAGCCGTGTCGGCGGCCGGAGCGACCCCGGTCCTCGTCGACGTCGACGATGCGTATCTCATCGATCCGGCAGCGGTCGAAGCGGCGATCACGCCGCGTACGCGCGCGATCCTCCCCGTGCACCTTTACGGCCAAGTCGTACCGATGAAACCCGTGCTCGAGCTTGCGGACCGTTATGGCCTGTTCGTGGTCGAAGACGCGTGCCAAGCGCACGGTGCGGTCTGGCAGTCCCGGCGCGCGGGAAGCATCGGCACCGTGGGATGCTTCAGCTTTTATCCGGGAAAAAATTTAGGCGCGTACGGCGACGGCGGCGCCATCGTTACCGACGACGAAGCCCTTACCGATCGTCTTCGGCTCTTGCGCGACTTTGGTCAGGCAAAGAAGTACGAACATCTCATCAAGGGTGACAACTGCCGTCTCGATTCGCTGCAGGCCGCGGTGCTCGACGTCAAGCTGCGCTACCTCGACGAATGGAACGAGCGCCGCCGGGATCACGCGGCGCTCTACGATTCGCTGCTGGCTGCGGCCGGATTTCCCACTCCGAAGAACCTCGACGCGCAGGGACACGTCTATCACTTGTACGTCACCCAGGTCGAGGATCGCGAGAACGTGCAGCGCCGGCTGTCCGAGCGCGGCATTCAAACGGGAATCCATTATCCGATTCCGATCCATCTGCAGCCGGCCTACGCCGAGCTCGGCTTGAGTGCGGGACGTTTTCCCGTTACGGAAAGCGCGGCCGCGACGATTCTGTCGCTTCCGATGTTTCCGGAGCTGACCGGAGAGCAGATTCGCTACGTCGCGGGATCGCTGGCCGAGATCGCTCGGCCGCCGGCCTCGGCTCACGCGAGCGTCGCATGA
- a CDS encoding Gfo/Idh/MocA family oxidoreductase: MSAFERNAAIVGLGYWGPNLLRNFTASERWNVRWIIDADEKRLARMQRLYPRAYGSCDFDSALSDPEVDLIAIATPPAMHATMAGRAIAAGKHVLVEKPLAENSADARRLVDAAARRGVKLFTDHTFLYTGAVEAMHRLNAEGALGEMYYAESQRVNLGLFQQTNVIWDLGPHDVSILNRVFASAPEAVSCQARACVNPEVWDVAFMLLRYGSCVAQVHLSWLSPVKVRRMMLSASERMLVWDDVDPSEKVRIYDKGVVLNPSSETLTKQMVSYRLGEVRIPIVDEREALGKLIDDAWESIANGATSRVEGAVGYDVVCCLEAACASARADGKWIEIGEPATARAIAGVVDVTVPSR; the protein is encoded by the coding sequence ATGAGCGCGTTCGAACGCAACGCGGCGATCGTCGGTCTGGGCTATTGGGGACCCAACCTGCTGCGCAACTTCACGGCGTCGGAGCGCTGGAACGTCCGCTGGATCATCGACGCCGACGAAAAGCGCCTCGCGCGCATGCAGCGCCTCTACCCGCGCGCGTACGGCTCGTGCGATTTCGACTCGGCATTGAGCGACCCGGAGGTCGATCTCATCGCGATCGCAACGCCGCCGGCGATGCACGCGACGATGGCCGGCCGGGCGATCGCCGCCGGAAAGCACGTTTTAGTCGAGAAGCCGCTGGCGGAAAACTCCGCCGACGCCCGGCGGCTCGTCGATGCGGCCGCGCGCCGCGGCGTGAAGCTCTTTACGGATCACACGTTCCTCTATACCGGGGCCGTCGAGGCGATGCACCGGCTCAACGCGGAGGGTGCGCTCGGCGAAATGTATTACGCCGAATCCCAGCGCGTGAACCTCGGGCTGTTTCAGCAGACCAACGTGATCTGGGATCTCGGTCCGCACGACGTGTCGATCCTCAACCGCGTTTTCGCAAGCGCGCCGGAGGCCGTATCGTGCCAAGCCCGCGCGTGCGTCAATCCCGAGGTGTGGGACGTTGCGTTCATGCTGCTGCGATACGGTTCGTGCGTCGCACAAGTACACTTGAGCTGGCTCTCGCCCGTGAAAGTGCGGCGCATGATGCTTTCCGCGAGCGAACGCATGCTCGTGTGGGACGACGTCGATCCGTCGGAAAAAGTCCGGATTTACGACAAGGGCGTCGTGCTCAATCCCAGCAGCGAAACGCTGACCAAACAGATGGTGAGCTACCGGCTCGGCGAGGTGCGCATCCCGATCGTCGACGAGCGGGAAGCCCTCGGTAAACTGATCGACGACGCGTGGGAAAGCATCGCCAACGGAGCCACGTCGCGCGTCGAAGGCGCGGTCGGGTACGACGTCGTCTGCTGTTTGGAGGCCGCGTGCGCGTCGGCCCGCGCCGACGGCAAATGGATCGAAATCGGGGAACCGGCGACGGCGCGCGCCATCGCCGGCGTCGTCGACGTTACCGTCCCTTCCAGGTAG
- a CDS encoding enoyl-CoA hydratase-related protein, whose product MTTPSGQRTFENILVTVEAPVAIVTLNRPNVLNALRGSLLAELSVALVELDAHPDVRAVVITGAGEKAFAAGADISELNALASAGAGADQARMGQSLTRQIERMRKPVVMAVNGFALGGGCELAMAGDIMIASENAKFGQPEVNLGLIPGYGGSQRTTRLVGKGMAMYLCLTGEIIDAAEALRIGLVQKVVPQAELLNEAKRIASTIAAKAPLAIAACKRAINNGAHLSIDDALELEALEFGTLVDTEDIKEGTGAFLEKRKPTWKGR is encoded by the coding sequence ATGACTACGCCTAGCGGGCAGCGGACGTTCGAAAACATCCTCGTGACGGTCGAAGCGCCGGTAGCCATCGTAACGCTCAATCGGCCCAACGTGCTCAACGCGCTGCGCGGATCGCTGCTGGCCGAGCTCTCGGTGGCGCTGGTCGAGCTCGACGCGCATCCCGACGTGCGCGCCGTCGTCATCACCGGCGCCGGCGAAAAAGCGTTTGCGGCCGGCGCCGATATCTCCGAACTCAATGCGCTGGCGTCGGCGGGTGCCGGCGCCGATCAGGCGCGCATGGGTCAATCGCTCACCCGGCAGATCGAGCGCATGCGCAAACCGGTCGTCATGGCCGTCAACGGATTCGCACTCGGCGGCGGCTGCGAGCTCGCGATGGCCGGCGACATCATGATCGCATCCGAAAATGCGAAGTTCGGACAGCCCGAAGTGAACCTCGGTCTCATCCCCGGATACGGCGGCAGCCAGCGCACGACGCGCTTGGTCGGCAAAGGCATGGCCATGTACCTCTGCTTGACGGGCGAGATCATCGATGCAGCGGAAGCGCTGCGCATCGGCTTGGTGCAAAAGGTCGTCCCTCAGGCCGAACTATTGAACGAAGCCAAGCGCATCGCGTCGACGATCGCAGCGAAGGCGCCGCTCGCCATAGCCGCGTGCAAGCGCGCGATCAACAACGGCGCGCATCTCTCCATCGACGACGCGTTGGAACTCGAAGCGCTCGAGTTCGGTACGCTCGTGGATACCGAAGATATCAAAGAAGGCACCGGCGCCTTCCTCGAAAAGCGAAAGCCTACCTGGAAGGGACGGTAA
- a CDS encoding 3-hydroxybutyryl-CoA dehydrogenase, with amino-acid sequence MAEIRTVGVCGAGLMGSGIAQTCASAGFNVVLMEVAQEPLTRGMAGIAKSLDKFVEKGKLSQADRDATLGRLTTTTEVAGLAQCDLIVEAIIENVEVKTKLFRELDELLAPHAIICTNTSSLCVVELAAKTKRPNRVAGLHFFNPVPIMKLVEVVKTIATTQETVDTLFDFAKKLGKEPILAQDTPGFVVNRLLIPYLLYAIRVYEQGLASKEDIDKGMRLGCGYPMGPFELLDFVGLDTTYYIAEIMFDEFKDPMMAAPPLLKRMVLAGRYGRKSGKGFYDYA; translated from the coding sequence GTGGCTGAGATCCGCACGGTCGGCGTTTGCGGCGCCGGACTGATGGGCAGCGGTATCGCGCAAACCTGCGCAAGCGCCGGCTTCAACGTGGTGCTGATGGAGGTAGCGCAAGAGCCGCTGACTCGCGGCATGGCGGGGATTGCGAAATCGCTCGACAAGTTCGTCGAAAAGGGAAAACTGTCGCAAGCCGATCGCGATGCAACGCTCGGGCGGCTGACGACGACGACGGAGGTCGCCGGGCTCGCGCAGTGCGATTTGATCGTCGAAGCGATTATCGAAAACGTGGAGGTCAAAACGAAGCTCTTCCGCGAGCTCGACGAGCTTCTCGCGCCGCACGCGATCATTTGCACGAATACCTCCAGCCTCTGCGTCGTCGAACTTGCCGCCAAGACGAAGCGGCCGAACCGCGTCGCGGGCCTGCATTTCTTCAATCCGGTTCCGATCATGAAACTGGTTGAGGTCGTAAAGACGATCGCGACGACTCAAGAGACGGTCGACACGCTGTTCGACTTTGCTAAGAAGCTGGGCAAGGAACCGATTCTCGCGCAAGATACGCCGGGCTTCGTCGTCAATCGCCTGCTGATTCCGTATTTGCTGTACGCGATTCGCGTGTACGAGCAAGGACTGGCCAGCAAAGAGGACATCGACAAAGGCATGCGGTTGGGATGCGGGTATCCCATGGGACCGTTCGAGCTGCTCGACTTCGTCGGTTTAGACACGACCTACTACATCGCCGAAATTATGTTCGACGAGTTCAAAGATCCGATGATGGCCGCGCCGCCGCTGCTCAAGCGCATGGTGTTAGCCGGCCGCTACGGACGTAAGAGCGGAAAGGGATTCTATGACTACGCCTAG
- the phoU gene encoding phosphate signaling complex protein PhoU encodes MRTAYHEALEGTRLDVVRLGALVGDAIRVAVEALNNRDASAGARVVAGDDAIDDLRRRVESHCIELIWRQQPVAGELREIAAMLEIATDLERVGDYAVDIAKNAIKLSDQPMRPQKVEIDRIASVAHAMLLDAMRAYTERDVKLASDVIDRDDEVDKLYKRSIKLLQQEMREDPEIVRPGTRYLFVLASLERVGDRAGNIAWHTKDMIGAE; translated from the coding sequence GTGCGCACGGCGTATCACGAGGCGCTGGAGGGAACGCGGCTGGACGTCGTCCGGCTTGGTGCCCTCGTTGGCGACGCTATCCGCGTAGCCGTCGAGGCGCTCAATAATCGCGACGCCTCTGCAGGCGCTCGAGTCGTCGCCGGTGACGACGCGATCGACGATCTGCGCCGCCGTGTGGAATCTCACTGCATCGAGCTGATTTGGCGGCAGCAGCCGGTCGCGGGCGAGTTGCGCGAGATCGCGGCTATGTTGGAAATCGCGACCGATCTCGAGCGGGTCGGCGATTACGCGGTCGACATCGCCAAGAACGCCATCAAGCTCTCCGATCAACCCATGCGCCCGCAAAAAGTCGAAATCGACCGCATCGCCAGCGTCGCGCACGCGATGCTGCTCGACGCGATGCGCGCGTACACGGAGCGCGACGTCAAGCTCGCGAGCGACGTCATCGACCGCGACGACGAAGTCGACAAACTCTACAAACGCAGCATCAAGCTTCTGCAGCAAGAGATGCGCGAAGATCCCGAGATCGTGCGTCCGGGTACGCGCTATCTGTTCGTGCTCGCGTCGCTCGAGCGCGTGGGCGATCGTGCCGGTAACATTGCCTGGCATACGAAGGACATGATCGGCGCGGAGTGA
- a CDS encoding aminotransferase class V-fold PLP-dependent enzyme encodes MSTPLPRDEFAVTERYVYLNHAATGVLPRSSVAAIEGFVREHGAGGVMGTGRYEARMPEFRDRIARFIGAKSGEIAVLRNTSDGANVVALGLDWRDGDEVIVCDNEFPANAIPWVALRRRGVNVRVLPTQNQRLTPDVLRREITQRTRVVAISWVTYSDGYRHDLPALAEIAHESGALLCVDAMQALGAFGVDVAAADVDVLYCGAAKWMLGLQGVAFCYVRESLIERLELAAPGWRSMRDMWDFPNFDQPYVADASRFEGGTPNYLGALSFASSIELIERCGGTAAIAPYVLKLTDALCAGLQRLGARVASPRGIGISSSIVTFSMPGCDSVELGCALQERAAIVTTYRASGVRVAPHGYNTAAEIDRLLEAVAQYGPAAG; translated from the coding sequence GTGAGCACGCCGCTCCCGCGCGACGAATTTGCCGTTACCGAGCGTTACGTCTACCTGAATCACGCCGCGACCGGCGTGCTGCCCCGATCGTCGGTTGCCGCGATCGAAGGTTTCGTTCGCGAGCACGGAGCGGGCGGCGTCATGGGAACGGGACGTTACGAGGCCCGCATGCCGGAGTTTCGCGATCGCATCGCGCGGTTCATCGGCGCGAAGAGCGGCGAGATCGCGGTGCTGCGTAATACGAGCGACGGCGCTAACGTCGTAGCGCTCGGACTAGACTGGCGCGATGGCGATGAAGTGATTGTCTGCGACAACGAGTTTCCGGCCAACGCGATCCCATGGGTCGCGCTGCGACGGCGCGGCGTCAACGTTCGCGTACTGCCGACGCAAAATCAACGCCTCACGCCCGACGTTCTGCGTCGAGAGATTACGCAAAGGACGCGCGTGGTCGCGATCTCGTGGGTGACCTACTCCGACGGCTACCGTCACGACCTGCCGGCATTAGCGGAAATCGCGCACGAATCCGGAGCGCTGCTTTGCGTCGATGCGATGCAGGCTCTGGGTGCATTCGGCGTCGACGTCGCGGCCGCCGATGTCGACGTGCTCTATTGCGGCGCCGCAAAGTGGATGCTGGGATTGCAAGGCGTAGCGTTTTGCTACGTGCGCGAGTCGCTGATCGAGCGTCTGGAACTGGCCGCGCCGGGTTGGCGGTCGATGCGCGACATGTGGGATTTTCCGAACTTCGACCAGCCGTACGTTGCGGACGCCTCGCGCTTCGAAGGCGGGACTCCGAACTATCTCGGCGCCCTTTCGTTCGCGAGTTCGATCGAGCTCATCGAACGTTGCGGCGGAACGGCGGCGATCGCGCCTTACGTCCTGAAGTTGACCGACGCGCTCTGCGCCGGTTTGCAGCGTTTGGGGGCGCGCGTGGCGAGCCCGCGCGGCATCGGAATTTCGTCGAGCATCGTGACGTTTAGCATGCCCGGCTGCGACAGCGTGGAGCTGGGATGCGCGCTGCAAGAGCGCGCCGCGATCGTTACGACCTACCGCGCGTCGGGAGTTCGTGTCGCGCCGCACGGTTATAACACGGCCGCGGAGATCGACCGGCTGCTCGAGGCGGTCGCGCAGTACGGCCCTGCGGCGGGGTGA
- a CDS encoding MBL fold metallo-hydrolase translates to MHGVRSSEIANTSGETRAGSPVDSAPSATLRWVNHASFAFDARDVCVLADPWLTGPAFNRGWSLLVPTPRGAANFEQVTHIWISHQHPDHFSPRDLRAIPPELRAKITLLYQKTRDRRVVAACKALGFAQVRELPKRRWIALSDHVSVMTDSILEDSWLAYKTPDAVFLNVNDCVIEDERTVAKIRRAVGAVDVLLSQFSYANWVGNPDEIELQRGAARLRLDYLVRQIQGLRPRFVVPFASYVYFANTENWYLNEQMNRVETVVERIGEQTSAQPIVLFPGDTWNVGQPRDNAQAIAAYAHEREERLKAGAPYEPLAVTREQIESSINAFYGRISRKMAPLLRAYPLKTRVYVTDLDLVVELSFKGFNVRSDPASAAQADLETSADNLLFALKTPWGGEALWVNARFRTRNFQQLKRFFNFFRVADITERPGTTIPWFIWRALPGVLRALHFATIGRFRKEVS, encoded by the coding sequence ATGCACGGTGTTCGATCGAGCGAGATAGCAAACACCTCAGGTGAGACGCGAGCCGGCTCACCGGTCGATAGCGCGCCTTCGGCCACGCTGCGATGGGTAAACCACGCGTCGTTCGCCTTCGATGCTCGTGACGTCTGCGTGTTGGCCGACCCTTGGCTCACAGGTCCTGCGTTCAACCGGGGATGGTCGCTCCTGGTGCCTACGCCGCGCGGCGCCGCCAACTTCGAGCAAGTCACGCATATTTGGATATCGCACCAGCATCCCGATCATTTCAGTCCGCGCGACTTGCGCGCGATTCCGCCGGAGCTGCGCGCTAAGATCACGCTCCTGTATCAGAAAACCCGCGATAGGCGAGTCGTAGCTGCCTGCAAGGCACTGGGGTTCGCGCAGGTGCGCGAGCTTCCAAAGCGGCGGTGGATTGCATTATCCGACCACGTCTCGGTGATGACCGATTCCATCCTCGAGGATTCGTGGCTCGCTTATAAGACGCCGGACGCGGTGTTTTTGAACGTGAACGACTGCGTAATCGAGGATGAGCGAACCGTTGCCAAGATCCGCCGCGCGGTGGGTGCGGTGGACGTTCTTCTTTCACAGTTCTCGTACGCCAACTGGGTGGGTAATCCCGACGAAATCGAGTTGCAGCGCGGCGCGGCACGCTTGCGGTTAGACTATCTCGTTAGACAGATCCAGGGACTCCGGCCGCGCTTCGTGGTTCCCTTTGCAAGCTACGTCTACTTTGCAAATACGGAAAACTGGTACCTCAACGAGCAGATGAATCGTGTAGAAACGGTCGTCGAGCGGATCGGAGAACAGACGTCCGCGCAACCGATCGTGTTATTCCCCGGCGACACGTGGAACGTCGGTCAGCCCCGCGATAACGCCCAGGCAATCGCAGCGTACGCTCACGAACGGGAGGAGCGTCTCAAAGCAGGGGCGCCGTACGAACCGCTTGCGGTGACGCGAGAACAAATCGAGAGCTCGATTAACGCGTTCTACGGACGGATCTCGCGTAAGATGGCACCGCTGCTGCGGGCTTATCCTCTGAAGACGCGCGTTTACGTGACCGATCTGGACCTCGTCGTCGAGCTGTCTTTCAAAGGCTTTAACGTCCGGAGTGACCCGGCATCCGCGGCGCAGGCGGACCTGGAAACCAGTGCGGACAATCTACTGTTCGCCTTAAAAACGCCTTGGGGCGGCGAAGCACTCTGGGTGAACGCTCGCTTCCGAACGCGCAATTTTCAACAGTTAAAGCGCTTTTTTAATTTTTTCCGGGTGGCGGATATTACGGAGCGGCCCGGGACGACGATTCCTTGGTTCATTTGGCGCGCGTTGCCCGGGGTACTGCGAGCCCTGCATTTTGCGACGATCGGGCGCTTTCGCAAAGAAGTCTCATAG